One part of the Pseudemcibacter aquimaris genome encodes these proteins:
- a CDS encoding TonB-dependent receptor → MAFSKKKCRLALMAGISSYALMAASAHAADVTGRVVAKSDNNGLEGAIVSVSDSNYRATTERDGSFRIPNLPTGQHTLVVKYIGADSIAKTIDVVDGESAPVEIALSAAGAVDHILVVGQRGSLNSSISKQRAADNISNFLTADNAGNFPDQNIAEAARRLVGLSVENDQGEGRYIVVRGLDSNLNSTSFNGVSLPSPEGDTRKVALDVIPSDMLETVEVTKSATPDMDGNFIGGNVEVRTISGFDREELFLKGKLELGYNDLEDAYNPMGSFTFANPLSEQFAVSGGISYKSRKFGATNFESGGEYADEDDLDVPAMEELEFRDYKVTRDRIGAAFNIDIRPDEDNELYIRSMYTDFKDEEYRDRMEVSFGKGDIDFDNSSGSTVNFTDFRVDRELKDRLETQKIYSVITGGESYVDNFKFEYSASYAHAEETEPDRLDIAYRQKDLSGGINLADPMMPMLAFDNDQLAALNDLSAYELDGIEWIDGITEDKQWTFKFDMTYETDLNGVQAAFKFGTKYATREKVRDVSFVEYEDFDEGDFVGTVFDGMTLADVSAPIDHNIDTTTFNNGVRTDWSKEYLSALQTAGGTFDPDDAHEDAILDDYKVEEDIFAAYAMGTFNVDDFTIIGGVRWEQTKVDTFGNVLQEGDDEGFQEFTRSRKYDNFLPSLNIKYSPSDDLVIRGAYYRTVVRPNFSDMVPSGTIEYEDGIRSGSLGNPDLSPYKADNFDFGIEYYPNNKSILSAGIFHKKLGSFIYEQGLSDTNYLGRFYDDLSIPNNGEEAEVTGVELNAQTQLSSLPAPFDGVILGVNYTYVDSSASIEDGDGNPYLTPLPKTSSNIANFIIGYEKGGFAARFAVSYQSEYLDEVFSEGDDDRYVLDHVQIDAQASYEFFEGFEVYAQVSNLNNRNFRAALRHGSTDYLSQRDEFGWTGNTGIKFKY, encoded by the coding sequence ATGGCTTTTTCAAAGAAGAAGTGTCGCCTTGCCCTTATGGCAGGTATCAGCTCTTATGCATTAATGGCTGCGAGTGCACATGCGGCGGATGTAACAGGACGTGTTGTAGCAAAAAGTGATAACAACGGCCTTGAAGGCGCAATCGTATCAGTATCAGATTCAAACTACCGTGCGACAACAGAACGTGATGGTTCGTTTAGAATTCCAAATCTGCCAACGGGTCAACATACGCTTGTTGTAAAATATATTGGTGCGGATAGCATCGCAAAGACAATCGATGTTGTTGATGGTGAAAGTGCACCGGTTGAAATCGCCCTTTCAGCTGCGGGCGCGGTGGACCATATTCTGGTTGTTGGTCAGCGCGGAAGTCTGAACAGCTCGATTTCAAAACAGCGTGCGGCTGATAATATATCAAACTTTCTAACTGCGGATAATGCCGGTAACTTCCCAGACCAAAATATCGCTGAAGCCGCCCGCCGTCTTGTTGGTCTTTCCGTTGAAAATGACCAGGGCGAGGGACGCTATATCGTTGTACGTGGTCTTGATAGTAATTTAAACTCAACATCATTTAACGGTGTAAGTCTTCCGTCACCAGAGGGCGATACACGTAAAGTGGCGCTTGATGTTATTCCAAGTGACATGCTTGAAACAGTAGAGGTCACCAAATCCGCAACACCGGATATGGATGGTAACTTTATTGGTGGTAACGTTGAAGTTCGCACCATTTCCGGTTTTGACCGTGAAGAGCTTTTCTTAAAAGGGAAATTGGAACTTGGTTATAACGATCTTGAAGATGCATATAACCCAATGGGCAGTTTTACATTTGCTAATCCATTAAGTGAGCAATTCGCGGTTTCTGGCGGCATTAGTTATAAAAGCCGTAAGTTTGGTGCGACCAATTTTGAATCCGGTGGTGAATATGCCGATGAAGATGATCTGGATGTTCCAGCGATGGAAGAGCTTGAATTTAGAGATTATAAAGTGACACGTGACCGTATTGGTGCGGCTTTCAATATTGATATTCGTCCGGACGAAGACAACGAACTTTATATCCGTTCAATGTACACTGATTTCAAAGACGAAGAATACCGCGACCGTATGGAAGTATCATTCGGTAAAGGTGATATTGATTTTGATAACAGCAGTGGCAGCACAGTTAATTTCACGGATTTCCGTGTTGACCGTGAACTAAAAGACCGTCTTGAAACACAGAAAATCTATTCTGTAATCACGGGTGGTGAAAGCTACGTTGATAATTTCAAATTTGAATATTCAGCGTCTTATGCCCATGCAGAAGAAACAGAGCCAGACCGACTAGATATAGCCTACCGTCAAAAAGATCTTTCCGGTGGTATCAATCTTGCTGATCCAATGATGCCTATGCTTGCATTTGATAATGACCAATTAGCAGCATTAAATGACCTGTCGGCATATGAATTAGACGGCATTGAATGGATTGACGGCATCACAGAAGATAAGCAATGGACCTTTAAATTCGATATGACATATGAAACGGACTTAAATGGTGTTCAGGCAGCCTTTAAATTCGGTACCAAATATGCGACGCGTGAAAAAGTGCGTGATGTATCGTTCGTTGAATATGAAGATTTTGATGAAGGTGATTTTGTAGGTACTGTTTTTGATGGCATGACGCTTGCTGATGTATCGGCACCTATTGATCATAATATTGACACGACCACTTTTAACAATGGCGTAAGAACTGACTGGAGCAAAGAATATCTTTCTGCATTACAAACTGCGGGTGGAACATTTGATCCTGACGATGCCCATGAAGATGCCATTCTTGATGATTATAAAGTAGAAGAAGATATCTTCGCTGCATATGCGATGGGTACATTCAATGTTGATGATTTTACCATCATCGGTGGCGTACGCTGGGAACAAACCAAGGTTGATACATTTGGTAACGTACTACAGGAAGGTGATGATGAAGGTTTTCAGGAATTCACAAGAAGCAGAAAATATGACAACTTCCTTCCAAGTCTGAACATCAAATATTCGCCGTCAGATGATTTGGTGATCAGGGGTGCATATTACCGCACAGTGGTACGCCCTAACTTCTCTGATATGGTGCCGTCAGGTACAATTGAATATGAAGATGGTATTCGTTCCGGATCGCTCGGTAATCCGGATTTAAGTCCATATAAAGCTGACAACTTTGATTTCGGTATTGAATATTACCCGAATAACAAAAGCATTCTTTCTGCGGGTATTTTCCATAAAAAACTTGGCAGCTTTATCTATGAACAGGGCTTAAGTGATACGAATTATCTTGGTCGTTTTTATGATGATCTAAGCATTCCAAATAACGGTGAAGAAGCAGAAGTAACAGGTGTTGAGCTTAACGCACAAACACAACTGTCATCACTTCCTGCGCCGTTTGATGGTGTGATACTTGGTGTTAACTATACATATGTTGACAGTAGCGCAAGCATCGAAGATGGTGATGGAAATCCGTATCTAACACCACTTCCAAAAACTTCAAGCAACATTGCCAACTTTATCATCGGTTATGAAAAAGGCGGGTTTGCAGCAAGATTTGCAGTGTCATACCAAAGCGAATATCTGGATGAAGTATTCTCGGAAGGTGATGACGATAGATATGTCCTTGATCACGTTCAAATTGACGCCCAAGCATCATATGAATTTTTCGAAGGTTTCGAGGTTTATGCGCAAGTATCAAACTTGAACAATCGTAATTTCCGTGCGGCCCTTAGACATGGTTCAACGGATTACCTAAGTCAGCGTGATGAATTTGGCTGGACAGGTAACACAGGTATTAAATTCAAATACTAA
- a CDS encoding nitroreductase family protein has protein sequence MSENDKKYQSSIPLDHEYKALPIPDRWDMSDDEMIAKSEEFYELMKTRHTVREYSSRPVPREVIENCIKAAGLAPSGANHQPWHFAVIESPEHKQKIRDAAEEEERTFYAGRASDEWLGALEPIGTNDHKPHLTEAPWLIVIFAQRTSVDRNGRKFKNYYVNESVGIATGFLITALHKAGLSTLTHTPNPMKFLNELCDRPASEKPEMILVVGHPDEKATVPVHAKWKKPLDEIMTVF, from the coding sequence ATGTCAGAAAACGATAAAAAATATCAATCATCAATACCGCTTGATCATGAATATAAAGCATTGCCAATTCCCGATCGTTGGGACATGAGCGATGACGAAATGATCGCAAAATCAGAAGAATTTTATGAGCTAATGAAAACACGACACACAGTCCGTGAATATTCATCACGTCCTGTACCACGTGAAGTCATCGAAAACTGCATTAAAGCGGCCGGCCTTGCCCCAAGTGGCGCAAATCATCAACCGTGGCATTTTGCTGTAATTGAAAGTCCGGAACATAAACAAAAAATCCGCGACGCCGCTGAGGAAGAAGAACGTACATTTTACGCAGGACGCGCCAGCGATGAATGGTTGGGTGCACTTGAGCCAATCGGCACCAATGATCATAAACCGCATCTAACCGAAGCACCGTGGTTAATCGTTATCTTTGCGCAGCGTACGAGTGTTGACCGAAATGGTCGCAAATTTAAAAATTATTATGTCAATGAATCCGTTGGTATTGCCACAGGGTTCCTAATCACCGCGCTTCATAAAGCAGGACTTAGCACACTGACCCATACACCAAACCCGATGAAGTTCTTAAATGAACTTTGTGACCGTCCGGCAAGCGAAAAACCGGAAATGATTTTGGTGGTAGGCCATCCTGATGAAAAGGCAACTGTACCCGTACACGCCAAATGGAAAAAGCCGCTTGATGAAATCATGACAGTGTTTTAA
- a CDS encoding LytR/AlgR family response regulator transcription factor — protein MIRTLIIDDEILARENIILRLEKEDGFEIVGQADNGNDAVLLVDRLKPDLIFLDINMPGMNGLDAAKELSEYADVMIIFVTAYDDHAVEAFQVDALDYLLKPINDELFKETIERVKNRSVQISSAKNNKPSKSISYLKRLGIRDKNNIYMIDVEKIETVEVAGDYLCITAGGDTYIHRQPLSSLLDMLNPDKFIRLHRSHAVNENYLESFVDKDGYHVQMKNGKQLPVSRRYQKQVKDFLIEKLN, from the coding sequence ATGATAAGAACATTAATAATTGATGATGAAATTCTTGCCAGAGAAAACATAATTTTACGCCTTGAAAAAGAGGATGGTTTTGAAATTGTCGGTCAGGCCGACAACGGCAATGATGCAGTATTACTGGTGGACCGATTAAAACCGGATTTAATTTTCCTTGATATAAATATGCCGGGAATGAACGGCTTAGATGCTGCGAAAGAATTATCAGAATATGCGGATGTCATGATTATTTTTGTGACCGCATATGATGATCACGCAGTTGAAGCTTTTCAGGTAGATGCGCTTGATTATCTGTTAAAACCGATCAATGACGAACTTTTTAAAGAAACCATTGAACGTGTGAAAAACAGATCGGTTCAAATAAGCAGTGCAAAAAATAATAAACCGTCTAAATCAATATCATATCTCAAAAGATTAGGGATCAGAGACAAGAATAATATCTATATGATTGATGTTGAAAAAATTGAAACGGTTGAAGTCGCAGGTGATTATCTTTGTATCACGGCGGGTGGGGATACCTATATTCACAGACAACCATTATCATCGCTGTTGGATATGCTAAATCCGGATAAATTCATCAGACTTCACCGGTCCCATGCCGTCAATGAAAATTATCTGGAATCATTCGTCGATAAGGACGGATATCATGTTCAGATGAAGAACGGAAAACAGCTTCCCGTCAGTCGCAGATATCAAAAACAGGTCAAAGATTTTCTAATTGAAAAACTGAATTGA
- a CDS encoding peptide MFS transporter, which translates to MSDTTEEMYKGSQERNLMGHPIGLSICFLTEMWERFSYYGMRAILILYLTKYHLFGADKANMIYGAYMGMVYMMPIIGGYMADRYLGSRKAVTYGAILLVAGHGLMGFHGPAAYMDGDIVVRDEFYINIFFLSLALIITGVGFLKANISTVVGALYGPNDPRRDGGFSIFYMGINLGSLFSMGLVGYVGETYGWNYGFSIAGIGMFFGLCVFLWGQKYLDGRGDPANPEVLKEKSPIGLNKENTIYLFGMGLVAASYIMMKYDELVIQFVGISGLIMVSIILFYSFSQCEKEDRERLWVALILIAVQSVFWALFEQQGASLTLLTDQQFNLTFLGITFKASQVQLLNALFIVMLAPVMAWLWLALAKRNLEPSTPAKFGYALLIIGAGFIIFSWALTLDDTSNKDFIWLVFIYLMVTLAELFLSPVGLSMVTKLSVPKIVGMMMGTWFLFTALGSNLAGVISSLMGSGEHGAAAGTLDMAATVELYTMIGVFSAGVGLFILLLAPIMKKWMHGVH; encoded by the coding sequence ATGTCTGACACGACCGAAGAAATGTATAAAGGCTCGCAAGAACGAAACTTGATGGGCCATCCAATTGGGTTATCGATCTGTTTTTTGACAGAAATGTGGGAACGTTTTTCCTATTATGGGATGCGTGCCATCCTTATACTTTATCTAACGAAATATCATCTGTTTGGTGCCGATAAAGCAAATATGATTTATGGTGCCTATATGGGCATGGTTTATATGATGCCAATCATCGGTGGATATATGGCCGATAGATATCTCGGTAGCCGTAAAGCCGTAACATATGGCGCAATTTTACTGGTTGCGGGACATGGGTTGATGGGCTTTCATGGCCCTGCTGCCTATATGGATGGTGATATCGTTGTTAGAGATGAATTTTATATCAATATTTTCTTCTTATCACTTGCATTAATTATTACGGGTGTCGGTTTTCTGAAGGCTAATATTTCTACCGTGGTTGGCGCCTTATATGGCCCAAATGATCCACGTCGTGATGGTGGCTTTTCCATTTTTTATATGGGCATTAACCTTGGATCTCTTTTCTCGATGGGCCTAGTTGGTTATGTCGGTGAAACATACGGTTGGAATTATGGATTTTCCATTGCCGGTATTGGCATGTTTTTTGGTCTTTGTGTCTTTCTATGGGGGCAGAAATACCTTGATGGAAGAGGTGATCCAGCGAACCCAGAGGTCTTAAAAGAAAAATCCCCGATTGGATTAAATAAAGAAAATACAATTTATTTGTTTGGTATGGGTCTGGTCGCGGCCAGTTATATAATGATGAAATATGATGAACTTGTCATTCAGTTTGTCGGTATTTCAGGTTTGATAATGGTATCCATTATCTTGTTTTATTCCTTTTCTCAATGTGAAAAAGAGGACAGAGAAAGACTTTGGGTCGCACTAATATTGATTGCGGTGCAAAGTGTCTTCTGGGCGCTCTTTGAGCAGCAGGGAGCAAGTCTAACATTGCTTACGGATCAGCAATTTAATCTTACGTTTCTTGGTATAACGTTTAAAGCGTCGCAAGTGCAGCTTTTAAATGCTCTCTTTATTGTAATGCTGGCTCCGGTGATGGCATGGCTTTGGCTGGCACTTGCAAAGCGAAATCTTGAGCCATCGACGCCTGCTAAATTTGGATATGCACTGCTTATTATTGGTGCGGGTTTTATTATATTCTCATGGGCGCTGACATTAGATGATACATCAAATAAAGATTTTATCTGGCTGGTGTTTATTTATCTTATGGTGACTTTGGCGGAATTATTCTTAAGTCCGGTTGGACTTTCCATGGTAACGAAATTAAGTGTGCCGAAAATCGTTGGTATGATGATGGGAACTTGGTTCTTGTTTACTGCACTCGGTAGTAACCTTGCTGGCGTCATTAGTTCATTAATGGGAAGTGGTGAACATGGTGCCGCTGCTGGAACATTGGATATGGCAGCGACCGTTGAGCTTTATACCATGATCGGTGTGTTTAGTGCCGGTGTTGGTTTATTCATATTATTATTGGCCCCCATTATGAAAAAATGGATGCACGGCGTTCATTAA
- a CDS encoding M14 family metallopeptidase, whose translation MKISSNFDSGNINVIDASNPANIRLSINKDNNSDFYQWFHFRLTGAKGQLCALNIENAEGAAYPGGWEDYQACASYDHETWFRVSTVYKDGTLTIQHVPETDSVYYAYFAPYSYDRHQELVSTAATHPRVKLDVIGETCDGRDLDLLTIGEERDEKKKIWIFARQHPGESMAEWMVEGILNRLLDDDDALSRELLNQCVFYVMPNANPDGSIRGHLRTNAKGQNLNRDWADPDPDVSPEVFHLRNKMDEKGLDFSLDCHGDEALPYNFIACFEGVPNLNQYNLDTAYMFGRELERVNPDFQNEKGYTKSAPGTANLGMSTNHIADRYDAVAMTLEMPFKDTVDSPNQETGWSPERSIKLGHSSLDALYAVLERL comes from the coding sequence ATGAAAATCAGCAGCAATTTCGACAGCGGCAATATCAATGTAATTGATGCAAGCAACCCTGCCAATATCCGCCTTTCAATTAATAAAGATAACAATTCTGATTTTTATCAATGGTTTCATTTCCGCCTTACGGGTGCCAAAGGGCAGCTATGCGCACTGAACATCGAAAATGCGGAAGGCGCAGCATATCCGGGTGGCTGGGAAGATTATCAGGCATGTGCATCATATGACCATGAAACATGGTTTAGAGTGAGCACCGTTTACAAAGACGGCACATTAACCATCCAACACGTTCCGGAAACAGATAGCGTTTATTATGCATATTTTGCACCCTATAGTTATGACCGTCATCAGGAACTGGTTTCAACGGCAGCAACGCATCCACGTGTGAAGCTGGATGTAATCGGCGAAACATGTGACGGACGGGATCTTGATTTACTGACCATCGGCGAAGAACGTGATGAAAAGAAAAAAATATGGATTTTCGCCCGCCAGCATCCAGGTGAAAGCATGGCCGAATGGATGGTTGAGGGAATTTTGAACCGCTTACTTGATGATGATGACGCGCTTTCAAGAGAACTGCTTAATCAATGTGTGTTTTATGTAATGCCGAATGCTAACCCAGATGGCAGCATTCGTGGTCATTTAAGAACCAATGCAAAAGGTCAGAATCTGAACCGCGATTGGGCCGATCCTGATCCTGATGTCAGCCCGGAAGTATTCCACCTTAGGAATAAGATGGATGAAAAGGGGCTTGATTTTTCATTGGATTGCCACGGTGATGAAGCGCTTCCTTATAATTTCATTGCTTGTTTCGAAGGGGTTCCAAACCTTAATCAATATAATCTTGATACGGCCTATATGTTTGGCCGCGAACTGGAACGCGTAAATCCTGATTTCCAAAATGAAAAGGGATATACCAAAAGCGCACCAGGCACCGCTAATTTAGGAATGAGCACCAATCATATCGCTGACCGTTATGACGCAGTTGCCATGACACTGGAAATGCCATTTAAAGACACAGTCGACAGCCCAAATCAGGAAACCGGATGGTCCCCTGAACGCAGTATTAAATTAGGGCATAGTTCGCTTGATGCGTTATACGCAGTGCTTGAGCGCCTTTAA
- a CDS encoding xanthine dehydrogenase family protein molybdopterin-binding subunit gives MNNGAQTTSRRNFLKSSFAMGALVLSCPLKTLADVTGNILPDIVEGDLGIFLKISSANIITIGSPIPDMGQGVSTAVPMLLADELDADWDQVKIEKLKPYLTMIKGRVEEKNIRQNAGGSQGIREVWLAMREAGAIARKQLLMAASKKMNVGLDELYTEKSHVIHKTDGRKIAYGDLIEEAAKIDIGDEIPPLKTADQFHIIGQEIKNEISPDIVRGVPTFGIDMKIDNMRYAMIKRSPYSEGSVQDFNRAEIENMPGIDHVTVFNRIPEDHTKARIMSAGVAIIGDSFWNVKKAYDAVDVVWNKGPNAHKSNEWLDEQFDILEKQGGHEVLYESGDVDQAFSDADQIFEATYENPYWAHVCMEPHGCIADIRDDGADIIVSHQTTARVARITHELTDIDLKNINVKMARMGTGLGRKSHRDFVYEAVLLSKEINKPVKVYWTREDEIEQDYFNPKARHILKAGLDQNGNISGMTYTLLCANNNTIASEAFPAHAIENFRASFAVAEGLQTGPWRGPMENLAGFTNQSFLDEIAVTTGQDPFEFKRNLLSGKGQAQYDTWDNLPVNHDRLLGVLELAAEKANWQVNAKKASGYGRGIACHFTFGGYAAWVVDVKIDPDGTLHILKAVGAIDCGIAVNKLGVKAQMEGGALDGFSAALNQSVDFKDGMAVSNNYDQYQMARIGELEPEIEVHFVENDHHPTGAGEIGLPPAIPALLNAIYDASGIRIRKLPIADQLKK, from the coding sequence ATGAATAACGGCGCACAAACAACATCAAGACGTAATTTCTTAAAATCATCTTTTGCCATGGGGGCGCTTGTTCTTAGTTGCCCATTAAAAACCTTGGCAGATGTAACAGGCAATATCCTTCCGGATATTGTTGAGGGCGATCTGGGTATTTTTTTGAAAATCTCATCAGCAAATATAATTACCATCGGATCGCCCATTCCTGATATGGGGCAGGGGGTAAGCACTGCCGTTCCTATGCTGCTCGCGGATGAGCTTGACGCAGATTGGGATCAAGTCAAAATTGAAAAATTAAAGCCTTACTTAACAATGATAAAGGGGCGGGTTGAAGAAAAAAATATCAGACAAAACGCCGGCGGTAGTCAGGGTATCAGAGAAGTATGGCTCGCCATGCGAGAGGCGGGTGCGATCGCCAGAAAACAATTATTAATGGCTGCATCCAAAAAAATGAATGTGGGATTGGATGAGCTTTACACAGAAAAAAGCCATGTCATTCATAAAACAGATGGTCGCAAGATAGCATATGGTGATTTGATTGAAGAAGCCGCAAAAATTGATATTGGTGATGAAATTCCGCCTTTAAAAACCGCAGATCAATTTCACATTATCGGTCAGGAAATTAAAAATGAAATTTCCCCTGATATCGTAAGGGGTGTGCCCACTTTTGGCATAGATATGAAAATCGATAACATGCGTTATGCGATGATCAAAAGAAGCCCCTATTCAGAAGGAAGCGTTCAGGATTTTAATAGAGCCGAGATCGAAAATATGCCTGGCATTGATCATGTCACCGTATTTAACCGCATCCCCGAAGATCACACTAAAGCCCGTATCATGTCTGCTGGTGTGGCCATCATCGGCGACAGTTTCTGGAATGTTAAAAAAGCATATGATGCAGTGGACGTCGTGTGGAACAAAGGACCCAATGCCCACAAAAGCAATGAATGGCTGGATGAACAATTTGATATTTTAGAAAAACAGGGCGGTCATGAGGTTCTATATGAATCAGGCGATGTTGATCAAGCCTTCAGCGATGCCGATCAAATTTTTGAAGCAACCTATGAAAACCCATATTGGGCGCATGTGTGTATGGAACCGCACGGCTGTATCGCGGATATCCGTGATGATGGTGCCGACATCATTGTATCCCATCAAACAACAGCGCGTGTGGCGAGAATTACACATGAATTAACGGACATCGATCTTAAAAACATCAATGTTAAAATGGCAAGAATGGGTACAGGCCTTGGCCGAAAATCACATCGTGATTTTGTTTATGAAGCGGTCCTTTTATCCAAAGAAATTAATAAACCAGTTAAGGTTTACTGGACCCGTGAAGATGAAATTGAACAGGATTACTTTAACCCGAAAGCACGACATATATTAAAAGCAGGCCTTGACCAGAATGGCAACATCAGTGGTATGACATATACGCTTCTTTGCGCCAATAATAACACCATCGCGTCAGAAGCTTTTCCGGCACATGCCATAGAAAATTTTAGAGCAAGCTTTGCTGTGGCAGAAGGATTGCAAACAGGCCCGTGGCGTGGCCCCATGGAAAATTTGGCTGGATTTACCAATCAATCATTCCTTGATGAAATTGCGGTTACAACGGGGCAAGACCCATTTGAATTTAAAAGAAACCTTTTATCCGGTAAAGGGCAGGCCCAATATGACACATGGGATAACTTGCCGGTTAATCATGACCGGTTATTAGGTGTACTGGAACTTGCCGCCGAAAAAGCAAATTGGCAAGTGAATGCCAAAAAAGCAAGCGGGTATGGCCGTGGCATTGCCTGTCACTTTACTTTCGGCGGGTATGCAGCATGGGTTGTTGATGTCAAAATTGATCCTGATGGCACATTACATATTTTAAAAGCAGTTGGCGCCATTGATTGCGGCATTGCTGTTAATAAGCTTGGGGTTAAAGCGCAAATGGAAGGGGGCGCACTTGATGGTTTCAGTGCCGCCTTAAACCAAAGTGTTGATTTTAAGGACGGCATGGCTGTTTCCAACAATTATGATCAGTATCAAATGGCACGGATCGGTGAATTGGAACCGGAAATAGAGGTGCATTTCGTTGAAAATGATCATCACCCAACAGGCGCGGGCGAAATCGGATTACCGCCTGCGATACCGGCGCTATTAAATGCGATTTATGACGCAAGCGGTATTCGCATACGCAAACTTCCAATTGCGGATCAGCTTAAAAAATAA
- a CDS encoding (2Fe-2S)-binding protein yields MVSLKINGKNHDFNGDEEMPLLWYLREEINLSGAKFGCGIGSCGACTVNIDGQAVRSCIISVKDAEDANITTIEGLEKENNLHPVQRAWIDEDVAQCGYCQSGQIMATVAFLNDHPNPTDQDINENISNLCRCATYSRIRKAIHKSAEYMAEEKS; encoded by the coding sequence ATGGTCAGCTTAAAAATAAACGGTAAAAATCATGACTTTAATGGCGATGAAGAAATGCCGTTATTGTGGTATCTGCGTGAAGAAATAAATCTGTCTGGCGCCAAATTTGGTTGCGGAATTGGTTCGTGCGGTGCCTGCACGGTCAATATCGACGGCCAAGCGGTTAGATCATGCATCATTTCCGTAAAGGACGCAGAAGACGCAAATATCACGACCATTGAAGGGCTTGAAAAAGAAAATAACCTGCATCCGGTTCAGCGTGCGTGGATTGATGAAGATGTTGCCCAGTGTGGATATTGTCAATCAGGACAAATCATGGCGACGGTGGCTTTTTTAAATGATCATCCAAATCCAACAGACCAAGACATAAACGAAAATATTTCAAATCTTTGCAGGTGTGCGACTTATTCACGCATCAGAAAAGCCATTCATAAATCCGCAGAATATATGGCGGAGGAAAAATCATGA